Proteins encoded within one genomic window of Arcobacter sp. F2176:
- a CDS encoding helix-turn-helix domain-containing protein — protein sequence MIELNGKQYKCSCNIPMEIVDDKWKFLILWNLSIKPLRISELSERIPDTSQRTINRKLKSLEEVSLIKRVVFPEVPPKVEYSLTIHGERLVEIFETMRKWGDQYAENMGGKIE from the coding sequence ATGATTGAACTAAATGGAAAACAATATAAATGTTCATGCAATATTCCTATGGAGATAGTTGATGATAAATGGAAATTTCTAATACTTTGGAATTTATCAATTAAACCATTGAGAATTAGTGAATTATCCGAAAGAATTCCAGATACTTCACAAAGAACAATCAATAGAAAGCTAAAATCTCTAGAAGAAGTATCCCTAATAAAAAGAGTTGTATTTCCAGAAGTTCCACCTAAAGTTGAATATTCACTTACAATTCATGGAGAAAGACTTGTTGAGATATTTGAAACAATGAGAAAATGGGGAGACCAATATGCTGAAAATATGGGAGGGAAAATAGAATAA
- a CDS encoding efflux RND transporter periplasmic adaptor subunit → MNKKNSYFKFLKYSLVSIIFSSVLTGCFAGNDEKQVMEKQVVAPMLVSVYKVLLQDIPINLEYPAKIRSVKQVNIVARVSGILENKHFKEGSFVKEGKLLYQIDSSRYGALLKEAQAQKEVEEANLKVATRNWNRISKLFVQNAISQKDRDEALSSYEIAEAKLKLSQATLKKAQIDFNYTNVKATISGMTSFNAQDIGSYVGNNSETMTLTTITQMDPIYAEFSLPDIDLLKKRYGLNNGTWNDIAQAKLAVHIIMPDNSEYKDIGSLDFLDSFVDNETSTIKARATFSNKSNTLIPGLFVRVDIKGLIYKGAIAIPQKALLQDALGSYVLVAKDGKVVKVDVKVGSTYKDKYIIDSGLENQDLVITNNLTKLRPGVLVSASTIKE, encoded by the coding sequence ATGAATAAAAAAAATAGTTATTTTAAATTTTTAAAATATTCACTAGTATCTATTATTTTTAGTAGCGTATTAACTGGTTGTTTTGCAGGAAATGATGAAAAACAAGTAATGGAAAAACAAGTAGTAGCTCCAATGCTTGTTTCAGTGTATAAAGTGCTTTTACAAGATATACCAATTAACTTGGAATATCCTGCAAAAATTAGAAGTGTTAAACAAGTTAATATTGTAGCAAGAGTTAGTGGAATTTTAGAAAATAAACACTTTAAAGAGGGAAGTTTTGTTAAAGAAGGTAAGTTGTTATATCAAATTGATTCTTCTCGTTATGGAGCTTTGCTTAAAGAAGCTCAAGCTCAAAAAGAGGTTGAAGAGGCAAATTTAAAAGTAGCTACTAGAAACTGGAATCGAATTAGCAAGTTATTTGTACAAAATGCAATAAGTCAAAAAGATAGAGATGAAGCCTTATCAAGTTATGAAATAGCAGAAGCTAAGTTAAAGTTATCACAAGCAACTTTAAAAAAAGCGCAAATTGATTTTAATTATACAAACGTAAAAGCAACAATTAGTGGTATGACAAGTTTTAATGCACAAGATATTGGTAGTTATGTTGGGAATAATAGCGAAACTATGACATTAACAACAATTACACAGATGGATCCTATTTATGCTGAGTTTTCTTTACCTGATATTGATTTACTTAAAAAAAGATATGGCTTAAATAATGGTACTTGGAATGATATTGCTCAAGCGAAATTGGCTGTTCACATAATAATGCCAGATAATAGCGAATATAAAGATATTGGTAGTTTAGATTTTCTTGATAGTTTTGTTGACAATGAAACATCTACAATAAAAGCAAGAGCAACATTTTCTAATAAAAGTAATACTTTAATTCCAGGATTATTTGTAAGAGTAGATATAAAAGGTTTGATTTATAAAGGTGCTATCGCTATTCCACAAAAAGCACTACTTCAAGATGCTTTAGGCTCTTATGTATTAGTTGCAAAAGATGGGAAAGTTGTTAAAGTTGATGTCAAAGTTGGTAGTACATATAAAGATAAATATATTATTGATAGTGGTTTAGAAAATCAAGATTTAGTAATTACTAATAATCTTACAAAGTTACGTCCAGGTGTACTAGTAAGTGCATCGACAATTAAGGAATAA
- a CDS encoding efflux RND transporter permease subunit has translation MFSKFFINRPIFATVLSLVIIIAGLMGIRGLPIEEYPQVIPPQVTVQATYNGASAETISKTVAAPIEQQINGVEDMIYMSSTASSAGTLQINVYFKIGTDPDQAAVNVNNRVQAALANLPSEVQTQGVTVRKKSESIIEFIALQSPNNSFDQIYMANYALVNILDELKRVEGVGDAALFGNYDYSMRIWMKPDQLSKFNLTPNDVISAISEQNSQFATGRFNQTPSKSTQAFTYTVTTQGRFDKVKEFENIILKSNKDGSTLRIKDVARVELGAKSYDVTATLNGKPMVPIGIFLQSGANALGTAQRVDAVMKKLSKTFPKGLEYKVPYDTTKFIKISVQEVVKTLLEALLLVVLIVYLFLQNIRATIIPVIAIPISIIGTFAGMYVLGYSINLLTLFGLVLAIGIVVDDAIIVIENVERILHTRRDISVKDATIQAMKEVTGPVIAIVLVLCAVFIPVTFMGGFTGSMYQQFAVTIVISVVISGMVALTLTPALCAIFLRKHEPKPFWFMRKFNEFFDRLTNMFTKGVSNVIRHGVISIIIFAALMGITYQLFQKVPSSLVPMEDKGYLISFVNLPPASTLSRTRDVMSEVDNIALKNKNLIDSVVISGYDFISGARKTSSATDFLILKDWDERKDSAQHSIELSKVYNGAFSQIAAASIFTVNPPPIFGLSLTGGFEMYLQDRTGGSLNDLNGVVQKVIDAARKRPELTMVRSTLNTAVPQYEMTLDREKAKSLGISINDVFRTLQSTFGTYYVNDFNLFGRTYQVNVQSDTDFREKPEDMKDVFVRSNSGKLIPISSLVKYKRSIGPDVVDRFNVFSAAKIVGEPAPGYTSGDALKAIEEVVKQTAPQGYVPAWAGTSFQEKAMNGSGTQAFIFGIVFIFLILAAQYERWLMPLAVVTSVPFAVFGAILAVYMRGLSNDIYFQIGLLVLIGLSAKNAILIIEFAMQAQKSGKSVFDATLEAARLRFRPIVMTSLAFTIGVVPLVISSGAGAGSRHAIGTGVLGGMIAATCIAIFFIPLFYNWLARLNTKFTKKGKKHDEE, from the coding sequence ATGTTTTCTAAATTTTTTATTAACCGTCCAATCTTTGCTACGGTTTTATCTTTGGTGATTATTATTGCAGGTTTAATGGGTATAAGAGGTTTACCAATTGAAGAATATCCCCAAGTAATACCTCCACAAGTTACAGTTCAAGCTACTTATAATGGAGCAAGTGCAGAAACTATTTCTAAAACAGTAGCTGCTCCAATAGAACAACAAATTAATGGTGTTGAAGATATGATTTATATGTCTTCTACTGCTTCATCAGCTGGTACATTACAAATTAATGTTTATTTTAAAATTGGTACAGATCCAGATCAAGCTGCTGTTAATGTAAATAATAGAGTACAAGCTGCTTTGGCTAATTTACCAAGTGAAGTACAAACTCAAGGGGTAACTGTTCGTAAAAAGTCTGAATCTATTATAGAATTTATTGCTTTGCAATCTCCAAATAATTCTTTTGATCAAATTTATATGGCTAATTATGCTTTAGTTAATATTCTTGATGAATTAAAAAGAGTTGAAGGTGTTGGTGATGCAGCGCTATTTGGTAATTATGATTATTCAATGCGTATTTGGATGAAACCTGATCAATTATCTAAATTTAATCTTACACCAAATGATGTGATTTCAGCTATATCAGAACAAAATTCACAATTTGCAACAGGAAGATTTAATCAAACACCTTCTAAATCAACTCAAGCATTTACTTACACTGTTACTACTCAAGGTAGATTTGATAAGGTAAAAGAGTTTGAAAATATTATTTTAAAATCAAATAAAGATGGTTCAACTCTTCGAATTAAAGATGTAGCAAGAGTAGAACTAGGTGCTAAATCTTATGACGTTACAGCAACACTTAATGGTAAACCAATGGTACCTATTGGAATATTTTTACAATCAGGAGCAAATGCTTTAGGTACTGCACAAAGAGTTGATGCCGTTATGAAAAAATTATCAAAAACTTTTCCTAAAGGTTTAGAATACAAAGTGCCTTATGATACTACAAAATTTATTAAAATATCTGTCCAAGAAGTGGTTAAAACGCTTTTAGAGGCATTATTATTAGTTGTATTAATTGTTTATCTTTTTTTACAAAATATTAGAGCAACTATTATTCCTGTTATTGCTATTCCTATTTCTATTATTGGTACATTTGCAGGAATGTATGTACTTGGGTATTCAATCAATCTTTTAACACTTTTTGGATTGGTTCTGGCTATTGGTATTGTTGTGGATGATGCTATTATTGTTATTGAAAATGTTGAACGAATTTTGCACACAAGACGTGATATCTCAGTTAAAGATGCCACTATTCAAGCAATGAAAGAGGTAACTGGACCGGTTATTGCTATTGTACTTGTTCTTTGTGCTGTATTTATTCCAGTTACATTTATGGGTGGATTTACAGGGTCAATGTATCAACAATTTGCAGTTACAATTGTAATTTCAGTTGTAATTTCAGGTATGGTAGCCTTAACATTAACTCCTGCTTTATGTGCAATTTTTTTAAGAAAACATGAACCCAAACCATTTTGGTTTATGAGAAAGTTCAATGAATTTTTTGATCGTCTTACTAATATGTTTACAAAAGGTGTGAGTAATGTAATTCGTCATGGAGTTATAAGTATTATTATATTTGCTGCCTTGATGGGAATTACATATCAACTTTTCCAAAAAGTGCCATCAAGTCTTGTACCAATGGAAGATAAGGGTTATTTAATTTCTTTTGTTAATTTACCACCAGCTTCTACTTTAAGTCGTACACGTGATGTTATGAGTGAGGTTGACAATATAGCTTTAAAAAATAAAAACTTGATTGATTCAGTTGTTATTTCAGGATATGATTTTATTAGTGGAGCAAGAAAAACGAGTTCAGCAACAGACTTTCTTATATTAAAAGATTGGGATGAAAGAAAAGATTCTGCTCAACACTCCATAGAGTTAAGTAAAGTATACAATGGTGCTTTTTCACAAATTGCAGCTGCGAGTATCTTTACGGTAAATCCACCTCCAATTTTTGGACTAAGTCTTACAGGTGGATTTGAAATGTATTTACAAGATAGAACAGGTGGTTCGTTAAATGACTTAAATGGTGTTGTTCAAAAAGTAATCGATGCTGCAAGAAAACGACCAGAATTAACTATGGTAAGAAGTACACTAAACACAGCTGTTCCACAATATGAAATGACACTTGATCGTGAAAAAGCAAAATCATTAGGAATTTCTATTAATGATGTATTTAGAACACTTCAATCAACTTTTGGTACATATTATGTAAATGATTTTAATTTATTTGGTAGAACATATCAAGTAAATGTTCAATCAGATACAGATTTTAGAGAAAAACCTGAAGATATGAAAGATGTATTTGTTAGATCAAATTCTGGGAAATTGATTCCTATTAGCTCTTTAGTTAAATATAAACGTAGCATTGGACCTGATGTTGTTGATAGATTTAATGTATTCAGCGCAGCAAAAATTGTAGGAGAACCTGCGCCTGGATATACATCAGGAGATGCTTTAAAAGCTATAGAGGAAGTTGTTAAACAAACAGCACCACAGGGTTATGTTCCTGCTTGGGCTGGAACATCATTTCAAGAAAAGGCGATGAATGGAAGTGGAACGCAAGCCTTCATTTTTGGTATTGTATTTATTTTCCTGATTCTTGCAGCTCAATATGAAAGATGGTTAATGCCACTTGCAGTTGTAACTTCTGTGCCATTCGCAGTTTTTGGTGCAATCTTGGCTGTTTATATGAGAGGGTTAAGTAATGATATTTACTTTCAAATTGGACTATTAGTATTGATTGGATTATCAGCTAAAAATGCCATATTAATTATTGAATTTGCAATGCAAGCTCAAAAAAGTGGTAAATCAGTTTTTGATGCAACCCTAGAGGCAGCACGTTTAAGATTTAGACCCATTGTTATGACTTCACTTGCTTTTACTATTGGAGTTGTTCCTTTAGTAATTAGTTCAGGTGCAGGAGCGGGGAGTAGACATGCTATTGGTACAGGTGTTCTTGGAGGAATGATTGCAGCAACTTGCATTGCAATATTTTTTATTCCACTTTTCTATAATTGGTTAGCTCGATTAAATACAAAATTTACAAAAAAAGGAAAAAAACATGATGAAGAATAA
- a CDS encoding efflux transporter outer membrane subunit has translation MMKNNLILLSLVSVLLAGCSLSPKLEVPKMDFPQESSLNSNENKTLIDNTWWEKYKDKRLSLLIDEAFKNNYNLQETMLNISLARAILTSSTSDRYPSLNLGADGEKTKTSANTFQNSKHNTYNNFSLSGVLNYEVDLWGKVREAQKASKALLISSYAQKDTVKLALASNVADSYFILISLYEKLDVIQKAVNAKEESLKISNRQYSSGIIIQNILFQKKAELNRVKLLKNEIKQSINLQESALATLIGKSPKEIINFKNENFAKKLPNDIVVPSNLSSDILNKRPDIQEAEQKLIATNSQVGVAKAEYFPSISLSGILGYESLQLTSLVGSKSGTNSYGGNISMPFLNWGKVNANVRTAKTNKELAILTYRQTVQLAFQEVYDALNIRHSLSERLVQQISYEKNLEEIYKISQKQYENGYSDYINLKDAEYDFLIAQIDTITTKQALLSSGLTVYKSLGGGWNKNSFFKEVKE, from the coding sequence ATGATGAAGAATAATCTTATACTTTTATCTTTAGTGTCAGTGCTTCTTGCCGGGTGTTCTTTATCTCCTAAACTTGAAGTTCCAAAAATGGATTTTCCACAAGAATCTAGTTTAAATTCAAATGAAAATAAAACTTTAATTGATAATACTTGGTGGGAAAAGTATAAGGACAAAAGACTTTCGTTATTAATAGATGAAGCTTTTAAAAATAACTATAATCTACAAGAGACAATGTTAAATATCTCTTTAGCAAGAGCAATTTTAACAAGTAGTACTTCAGATAGATATCCAAGTCTTAATCTTGGAGCGGATGGGGAAAAAACAAAAACTAGTGCAAATACATTTCAAAATAGTAAACATAATACTTATAATAACTTTTCATTAAGTGGTGTTTTAAATTATGAAGTTGATTTATGGGGAAAAGTTAGAGAAGCCCAAAAAGCTTCAAAAGCTTTATTGATTTCTTCTTATGCTCAAAAAGATACAGTAAAATTAGCACTAGCTTCAAATGTAGCAGATAGTTATTTTATTTTAATCAGTTTGTATGAAAAACTTGATGTGATACAAAAGGCAGTAAATGCAAAAGAGGAGAGTTTAAAAATTTCTAATAGACAATACTCTTCTGGTATAATTATTCAAAATATTTTATTTCAGAAAAAAGCAGAGCTTAATCGAGTTAAATTATTAAAAAATGAGATTAAACAATCAATTAATTTGCAAGAGAGTGCTCTTGCTACATTGATTGGTAAATCTCCAAAAGAGATTATAAATTTTAAAAATGAAAATTTTGCAAAAAAATTGCCTAATGATATTGTTGTACCTTCTAATTTATCATCTGATATTTTAAATAAACGACCAGATATTCAAGAAGCCGAACAAAAATTGATAGCAACTAATTCTCAAGTTGGTGTTGCAAAAGCTGAATATTTTCCTTCAATCTCATTATCTGGAATTTTAGGATATGAAAGCCTTCAATTAACTAGTTTAGTAGGATCCAAATCTGGAACTAATAGTTATGGTGGAAATATTTCTATGCCATTTTTAAATTGGGGGAAAGTTAATGCTAATGTACGAACAGCTAAAACAAATAAAGAATTAGCAATATTAACTTATAGACAAACAGTTCAATTAGCATTTCAAGAGGTTTATGATGCTTTAAATATAAGACATTCATTATCAGAACGATTAGTGCAACAAATTAGTTATGAAAAAAACTTAGAGGAGATTTATAAAATTTCACAAAAACAGTATGAGAATGGTTATTCTGATTATATAAATCTTAAAGATGCGGAATATGATTTTCTTATAGCTCAGATTGATACTATAACAACTAAACAAGCACTCTTAAGTTCAGGATTAACTGTTTATAAAAGTTTAGGTGGAGGATGGAATAAAAATTCTTTTTTTAAAGAAGTAAAAGAATAG
- a CDS encoding DUF3124 domain-containing protein — MKNRLNLLKIISIILLYTFFATGCTENENNKKKPKEYTHFYPSERITSDIDRHETVYVPVYSHVYTSDEKYELMGITLSVRNTDFKQNMWIKKISYYSTQGELLESYVSKSHELNPMASIDFVVDLNDIRGGSGANFIVEWEGSKTLSNPIIQAVMVNNSGNKAFSFITNGENLK; from the coding sequence TTGAAAAATAGACTTAATTTATTAAAAATAATTTCAATTATACTTTTATATACTTTTTTTGCAACTGGCTGCACAGAAAATGAAAACAATAAAAAGAAACCAAAAGAATACACACACTTCTATCCTTCTGAAAGAATTACATCAGACATAGATAGACATGAAACTGTATATGTTCCTGTATATTCTCATGTTTATACATCTGATGAAAAGTATGAACTAATGGGTATTACACTTAGTGTTAGAAATACAGATTTTAAACAAAATATGTGGATAAAAAAAATATCTTATTATAGTACACAAGGTGAACTTCTAGAATCATATGTTTCAAAATCTCATGAATTAAACCCTATGGCTTCAATTGATTTTGTTGTTGATTTAAATGATATAAGAGGTGGTTCAGGAGCAAACTTCATTGTGGAATGGGAAGGTTCAAAAACTTTATCTAATCCAATTATCCAAGCTGTTATGGTAAATAATTCTGGAAATAAAGCATTTTCTTTTATCACTAATGGAGAAAATTTAAAATAA
- a CDS encoding EAL domain-containing protein, with protein MIKKYSDEIILILLILIISPILIELNLFENIYKFTRDYEKYSVDEFFLVFISILIASSLYALKKLKDLKKIRKELIAVNEIDSLTKLKNRNAFLNVDDREYNYVVLLNVIDFGVFNKYLGFKKADKLLVMISNELNSIVKENLEVNLYRIYGDEFAFYCNENDIEHSIKRIKLLFEKKSFLLDKNEFTIHLNFAYSDKTPKYLTALSALRYARNSIHKSIYLYTENIDMKSDSLEMLTTLENGFKDKRVIPVYQAIYDNKNKLTYKYEALVRIKEKGTLLSPYLFIDVAKKFKLYHKITRNIFEHTFNDFKDLTDEFSINLSYIDVINQHTNEFIFKMLESHPNVANRLTIEFLETENIMDYEFLIQFTNQLRKYGTKVALDDFGSGYSNWNNILKLKPDYLKIDGSLIQNLVNNQNNINIIKLIVEFSKINGIKTVAEFVDNEKLAQLIIDLGIDYSQGYLYAQPKEKHLIWGN; from the coding sequence ATGATAAAAAAATATTCTGATGAAATAATTCTTATTTTATTAATTTTAATAATTTCTCCCATTTTAATTGAACTTAATTTATTTGAAAATATATACAAATTCACTCGTGATTATGAAAAATATAGTGTAGATGAATTCTTTTTAGTTTTTATTTCTATATTAATTGCATCTTCACTTTACGCACTTAAAAAACTTAAAGATTTAAAGAAAATTAGAAAAGAACTTATTGCAGTAAATGAAATTGATTCTCTTACTAAATTAAAAAATAGAAATGCATTTTTAAATGTTGATGACAGAGAATATAATTATGTAGTACTTTTAAATGTTATTGATTTTGGTGTTTTTAATAAGTATCTTGGATTTAAAAAAGCTGATAAACTTTTAGTAATGATTTCAAATGAATTAAACTCCATAGTAAAAGAAAATTTAGAAGTAAATCTTTATAGAATTTATGGAGATGAATTTGCATTTTACTGTAATGAAAATGATATTGAACATTCTATAAAAAGAATAAAACTTCTATTTGAAAAAAAGTCTTTCCTTCTTGATAAAAATGAATTCACTATTCACTTAAATTTTGCCTATTCAGATAAAACACCTAAATATCTCACTGCTCTTTCTGCGTTAAGATATGCCCGAAATAGTATTCATAAAAGCATTTATCTTTATACTGAAAATATTGATATGAAATCAGATTCATTAGAAATGTTAACTACTTTAGAAAATGGATTTAAGGACAAAAGAGTAATTCCTGTTTACCAAGCAATTTATGATAATAAGAACAAATTAACATATAAATATGAAGCTTTAGTTAGAATAAAAGAAAAAGGGACTTTATTAAGTCCTTATTTGTTTATAGATGTGGCAAAGAAGTTTAAACTTTATCATAAAATTACAAGAAATATTTTTGAGCATACATTCAATGACTTTAAGGATCTTACAGATGAATTTTCAATAAATTTATCTTATATTGATGTTATAAATCAACACACAAATGAATTTATATTTAAAATGCTTGAATCACACCCAAATGTTGCAAATCGACTAACAATAGAATTTTTAGAAACAGAAAATATAATGGATTATGAATTTTTGATTCAATTTACAAATCAATTAAGAAAATATGGTACAAAAGTTGCATTAGATGATTTTGGTTCAGGATACTCTAATTGGAACAATATATTAAAACTAAAACCTGATTATTTAAAAATAGATGGTAGTCTTATTCAAAACCTTGTAAATAACCAAAATAACATAAATATTATCAAACTAATTGTAGAGTTTTCTAAAATTAATGGTATTAAAACTGTTGCAGAATTTGTTGATAATGAAAAACTTGCTCAATTAATTATTGATTTAGGTATAGATTATTCACAAGGTTACCTTTATGCTCAACCAAAAGAAAAACACTTAATTTGGGGAAATTAA
- a CDS encoding biopolymer transporter ExbD, which produces MKRRESLGMDLTPIIDVVFILLIFFIVTSVFKKEELALVLDLPKSNAKETEVSKDEIFIELSPTKLAIKGIEVSFESLEDNLKQIKDKTKPLIIRIDEKVQYKRVVKVLDLLQKYNLNNLALITEKQTSNE; this is translated from the coding sequence ATGAAAAGAAGAGAGTCTTTAGGTATGGATTTAACACCCATTATTGATGTGGTGTTTATTTTGCTCATATTTTTTATAGTTACTTCTGTATTTAAAAAAGAAGAATTAGCTTTAGTTTTAGATTTACCAAAATCAAATGCTAAAGAGACTGAAGTCTCAAAGGATGAGATATTTATAGAACTTTCACCTACAAAACTTGCTATAAAAGGAATAGAAGTGTCATTTGAATCATTAGAAGACAATCTCAAACAAATAAAAGATAAAACAAAGCCACTAATAATTCGAATTGATGAAAAAGTTCAATATAAAAGAGTAGTAAAAGTTTTGGACTTATTGCAAAAATATAACTTAAATAATTTAGCATTAATAACGGAAAAACAAACTTCAAATGAATAG
- a CDS encoding MotA/TolQ/ExbB proton channel family protein → MDLMQYVDKGGVIVYILIFLNIIGFTIIIWKFFTLPRKNAMVKKIRDKVNTQNGLTIYAQIEYEVKKLETGLTYVKNIASIAPLLGLLGTVYGVFKSFEAITKNGLGDPSIFSNGISIALITTIAGLIVAIPHHIAYNHFISQIDSIELKAKKEIVKS, encoded by the coding sequence ATGGATTTAATGCAATATGTTGATAAGGGTGGTGTTATTGTTTATATTCTTATTTTTTTAAACATAATAGGATTTACTATTATTATTTGGAAATTCTTTACACTTCCAAGAAAAAATGCCATGGTTAAAAAAATAAGAGATAAAGTAAATACTCAAAATGGTCTTACAATATATGCCCAAATAGAATATGAAGTAAAAAAATTAGAGACTGGTTTAACTTATGTAAAAAATATAGCTTCTATAGCTCCACTTTTAGGGCTTCTTGGTACAGTTTATGGAGTATTTAAATCTTTTGAAGCAATTACAAAAAATGGACTAGGAGATCCAAGTATTTTTTCTAATGGTATCTCTATTGCCTTGATTACTACAATTGCTGGACTTATTGTTGCTATACCACATCATATTGCTTATAATCATTTTATTTCACAAATAGATTCTATAGAATTAAAAGCAAAAAAAGAGATTGTTAAATCATGA
- a CDS encoding pyridoxal-phosphate dependent enzyme, producing the protein MEYINSRIDSINFQNHQVFIKRDDLLSKEFSGNKARKFYYFLNKDFNGIKKIISFGSPQANSLYSLSVLAKIKNVKLDFYVSHIASFLKKNPQGNYKEALKNGANIIEIQKDDLSSQEYVEKEILKDEKDFAYIEEGGRVKEAEYGIKILAHEINTWIKENKKENLKVYLPSGTGTTALFLQKHLDVEVLTSPCVGDENYLKKQFLQLNSDEIKHPTIIKTKKKYHFGKLYKEFYEMHLNLLSQTNIEFDLLYDSLGWLTLVSSKYFNESEILYIHQGGILGNESMVSRYKNKYL; encoded by the coding sequence ATGGAATATATAAACTCAAGAATTGATTCAATAAATTTTCAAAATCATCAAGTTTTTATTAAAAGAGATGATTTATTAAGTAAAGAGTTCTCAGGTAATAAAGCAAGAAAATTTTACTATTTTTTAAACAAAGACTTTAATGGTATTAAAAAAATCATCTCTTTTGGTTCCCCCCAAGCAAACTCTTTGTACTCTTTGTCTGTTTTAGCAAAAATAAAAAATGTAAAACTAGATTTTTATGTCTCTCACATAGCTTCTTTTTTAAAAAAGAATCCTCAAGGAAATTATAAAGAGGCATTAAAAAATGGTGCAAATATAATAGAAATACAAAAAGATGATTTGTCAAGTCAAGAGTATGTAGAAAAAGAAATTTTAAAAGATGAAAAAGATTTTGCATATATAGAAGAGGGTGGAAGAGTAAAAGAAGCTGAATATGGAATAAAGATATTAGCCCATGAAATAAACACTTGGATAAAAGAAAATAAAAAAGAAAATTTAAAAGTGTATTTGCCTAGTGGTACTGGAACAACAGCACTTTTTTTACAAAAACATTTAGATGTAGAAGTATTAACTTCTCCTTGTGTAGGTGATGAAAACTATCTTAAAAAGCAGTTTTTGCAATTAAATAGTGATGAAATCAAACATCCTACAATAATAAAAACTAAAAAAAAATATCACTTTGGAAAGCTTTATAAAGAGTTTTATGAAATGCATTTAAATCTTTTAAGTCAAACAAATATAGAGTTTGATTTACTTTATGATAGTTTAGGTTGGCTCACTTTGGTATCATCAAAATATTTTAATGAAAGTGAAATTTTGTATATACATCAAGGCGGAATTTTAGGTAATGAAAGTATGGTAAGTAGATATAAAAACAAATATCTTTAA